The Hirundo rustica isolate bHirRus1 chromosome 24, bHirRus1.pri.v3, whole genome shotgun sequence genome includes a window with the following:
- the LOC120762924 gene encoding potassium voltage-gated channel subfamily A member 3-like, with the protein MDERRSLLYSPAASSAGRQPRGGSSSSHHNLGYTEPLPPAAPQPGPEQPEEEGEEGEESSMTVVGGGGGGGGDPLPEEAQHPPALLGGDRYDQPPAPAVPAGQPAGAGEHECCERVVINISGLRFETQLKTLAQFPETLLGDPRKRMRYFDPLRNEYFFDRNRPSFDAILYYYQSGGRIRRPVNVPIDIFSEEIRFYQLGEEAMEKFREDEGFIREEQRPLPEKEFQRQVWLLFEYPESSGPARGIAIVSVLVILISIVIFCLETLPEFRDDHDYEGTGGTFGTGGGPLPPDVFTNSSSSAASMVSSFTDPFFVVETLCIIWFSFELLVRFFACPSKATFSKNIMNIIDIVAIIPYFITLGTELAERQGNGQQAMSLAILRVIRLVRVFRIFKLSRHSKGLQILGQTLKASMRELGLLIFFLFIGVILFSSAVYFAEADDPSSGFSSIPDAFWWAVVTMTTVGYGDMHPITIGGKIVGSLCAIAGVLTIALPVPVIVSNFNYFYHRETEGEEQAQYMHVGSCQHLSSSEEMKKARSNSTLSKSEYMVIEEGGINHSAFKQAAFKAGNCTATNNPNCVNIKKIFTDV; encoded by the coding sequence ATGGACGAGCGGCGGAGCTTGCTCTACTCTCCGGCCGCCTCCTCCGCCGGCCGGCAGCCGCGGGGCGGCTCGAGCAGCAGCCACCACAACCTGGGCTACACCGAGCCGctgccccccgccgccccgcagcCGGGCCCCGAGCAGCCGGAGGAAGAGGGCGAAGAAGGGGAGGAAAGCAGCATGACCGTGgtgggaggcggcggcggcggcggcggagacCCTTTGCCGGAGGAAGCGCAGCATCCCCCTGCGCTGCTCGGGGGGGATCGCTACGATCAGCCCCCGGCGCCGGCCGTGCCCGCCGGGCAGCCCGCGGGCGCCGGGGAGCACGAGTGCTGCGAGCGCGTGGTGATCAACATCTCGGGGCTGCGCTTCGAGACCCAGCTCAAAACCCTGGCGCAGTTCCCCGAGACGCTGCTGGGGGACCCCCGGAAGAGGATGCGCTACTTCGACCCCCTCCGCAATGAGTATTTTTTCGACCGTAACCGGCCCAGCTTCGACGCCATCCTCTACTATTACCAGTCGGGCGGGCGCATCCGGCGTCCCGTCAACGTCCCCATCGACATCTTCTCCGAGGAGATCCGCTTCTACCAGCTCGGggaggaggccatggagaagTTTCGGGAGGACGAGGGTTTCATTCGGGAGGAGCAGCGGCCGCTCCCCGAGAAGGAGTTTCAGCGCCAGGTGTGGCTCCTCTTCGAGTACCCCGAGAGCTCCGGGCCGGCCCGAGGCATCGCCATTGTCTCTGTCCTGGTCATCCTTATCTCTATCGTCATCTTCTGTCTGGAGACCCTGCCTGAATTCAGGGATGACCATGACTATGAGGGAACCGGGGGGACCTTCGGGACGGGCGGCGGCCCTCTCCCACCTGATGTCTTCACCAACTCCTCATCCTCGGCTGCTTCCATGGTGTCATCCTTCACTGACCCTTTCTTCGTGGTGGAGACTTTGTGCATCATCTGGTTCTCCTTTGAGCTGCTGGTCCGTTTCTTTGCCTGCCCCAGCAAGGCCACCTTCTCCAAGAACATCATGAACATCATTGACATTGTGGCCATCATCCCCTACTTCATCACGCTGGGCACGGAGCTGGCGGAGCGGCAAGGCAACGGCCAGCAGGCCATGTCCCTGGCCATCCTCAGAGTCATCCGCCTCGTCAGGGTCTTCCGCATCTTCAAGCTCTCCCGGCACTCCAAGGGGCTGCAGATCCTGGGGCAGACCCTCAAGGCCAGcatgagggagctgggcttgctcatcttcttcctcttcatcgGCGTCATCCTCTTCTCCAGCGCCGTTTACTTCGCGGAAGCCGACGACCCCAGCTCGGGGTTCAGTAGCATCCCCGATGCCTTCTGGTGGGCCGTGGTCACCATGACCACCGTGGGCTACGGGGACATGCACCCCATCACCATCGGGGGCAAGATCGTGGGCTCCCTGTGCGCCATCGCGGGGGTGCTGACCATCGCGCTGCCCGTGCCCGTCATCGTCTCCAATTTCAACTATTTCTACCACCGCGAGACGGAGGGCGAGGAGCAAGCCCAGTACATGCACGTcgggagctgccagcacctcTCGTCCAGCGAGGAGATGAAGAAGGCTCGCAGCAATTCCACCCTCAGCAAGTCCGAGTACATGGTGATTGAGGAAGGGGGGATCAACCACAGTGCATTCAAACAGGCTGCCTTTAAAGCAGGCAACTGCACGGCCACAAACAATCCCAACTGTGTGAACATCAAAAAGATCTTTACGGATGTTTAA